CAACATTTCCTGTGGCTCCCGGAGCGAACGGGCATCCACCCAGTCCGCCGGCAGAAGTATCAAAGCGATCGACCCCGGCCTGCATCGAAGCGAGGATATTGGCCAAGGCAAGCTTCCTGGTGTCATGGAAATGAGCAGTCAGGAGTGTATCAGGCAGCTCATCTTTAAGTAAAGAAAATAGTGTATGCGCTTCAAGGGGATTCGCACGCCCGACTGTATCCGCGACACTTAACTCATCGACGCCCATCCCGACGAACCTTTTGCAGAGGGAAAGGGTATCCCCAGGCTCGATTTTTCCTTCATAAGGACAATAAAAAGCTGTCGAGATACACGCTCTCACAAAATAACCCCGGTCTTTTAACTGAGCAATGAGAGGCTCAAGATCTGAAAGCGCCTCTTCTGTTGTTTTATTGATATTCTTTTGATTGAACGTACTGCTTACTCCTACAAATACAGCTACAGCCCTGCAGCCGGTTTCATATACACGATCGAGCCCCTTCTTGTTCGGTGCAAGCACGAAGTCGCGAGAGTCACTTGTTAAGCAGGAATCAACAATATCTGCTGCATCCTGCATCTGAGGCACCCATTTAGGAGATACAAAGGAAGTCAATTCCATCTCCCTGATACCGGATTCCTTCAGGCGTAATATAAATTCTTTCTTCGTATCGGTCGGCACAAAGTTCTTTTCGTTTTGTAAGCCGTCGCGCGGCCCCACTTCGATAATGGTTATGCTTTTAGGTAATTTCATCATTTCCCGCCCCCTTGTACTTATTGTAGGAAAATTTCGACAACAAAATCAACTAAATTTTTTAAGAAAGAGAAAGGAAAATGAAGCGTTTACATAGAAAAGGTTAAAGTGGAGATATTTTTGCCTATTCTCTAAAGGGTGGAAATTCATGCAAATCAGTCAGAATGGAATGGGAGGAAGAGAAATGTCGAATGAGGTTGTAATCGTAAGCGCGGTACGTACAGCGATTGGGAGCTTTAACGGCTCATTGAAGGATGTTTCAGCACCTGAGCTTGGAGCGATCGTCATTAAAGATGCTCTTGAAAAGGCCGGACTGAAAAAAGAAGATGTCGATGAAGTCATCATGGGGAATGTCCTGCAGGCCGGATTAGGTCAAAACCCTGCAAGGCAGGCATCCATAAAAGCAGGATTACCGGAAAGCGTACCTGCCATGACGATTAATAAAGTATGTGGTTCCGGATTGAAAACCGTACATTTGGCAACTCAGGCAATACTTGCAGGAGATGCCGATATTATAGTTGCAGGCGGAATGGAAAACATGAGCCAGGCCCCGTATTTATTAAAAGGGGCAAGAAATGGATTCAAAATGGGAGATCAGAAGGTAGTGGACAGTATGATTTCCGATGGCTTATGGTGTGCATTCAATGATTATCATATGGGGGTGACGGCTGAAAACCTGTGTGACCGCTATACCTTATCCCGTGAAGAACAGGATGAGTTTGCAGCGTGGAGCCAGGAGAAAGCAAGTGCTGCCATCGAGTCAGGCAGGTTCAATGATGAGATTGTCCCTGTACATATTCCTCAGCGTAAAGGTGATCCGGTTGAATTCAGCCAGGATGAATTTCCACGCAAGGGCTCAACTGCAGAGAAATTATCCGGACTCCGTGCGGCCTTCAAAAAGGACGGGAGCGTTACAGCCGGCA
This Bacillus sp. Marseille-Q1617 DNA region includes the following protein-coding sequences:
- a CDS encoding acetyl-CoA C-acetyltransferase, which codes for MSNEVVIVSAVRTAIGSFNGSLKDVSAPELGAIVIKDALEKAGLKKEDVDEVIMGNVLQAGLGQNPARQASIKAGLPESVPAMTINKVCGSGLKTVHLATQAILAGDADIIVAGGMENMSQAPYLLKGARNGFKMGDQKVVDSMISDGLWCAFNDYHMGVTAENLCDRYTLSREEQDEFAAWSQEKASAAIESGRFNDEIVPVHIPQRKGDPVEFSQDEFPRKGSTAEKLSGLRAAFKKDGSVTAGNASGINDGAAAVVVMSKKKADELGIAPLVTIKGNANAGVDPSVMGIGPVAAVKKVLEKTKLTLEDMQLIEANEAFAAQSLAVDKELGFKRDALNVNGGAIALGHPIGASGTRILVTLIHEMKKRQVQHGLATLCIGGGQGVATVVELHQ
- a CDS encoding hydroxymethylglutaryl-CoA lyase, coding for MKLPKSITIIEVGPRDGLQNEKNFVPTDTKKEFILRLKESGIREMELTSFVSPKWVPQMQDAADIVDSCLTSDSRDFVLAPNKKGLDRVYETGCRAVAVFVGVSSTFNQKNINKTTEEALSDLEPLIAQLKDRGYFVRACISTAFYCPYEGKIEPGDTLSLCKRFVGMGVDELSVADTVGRANPLEAHTLFSLLKDELPDTLLTAHFHDTRKLALANILASMQAGVDRFDTSAGGLGGCPFAPGATGNVATEDVVYMAEEMGVETGIDLEKLSQAIDIVKPHISRPIDTGYYRLYELNQ